A genome region from Oenanthe melanoleuca isolate GR-GAL-2019-014 chromosome 14, OMel1.0, whole genome shotgun sequence includes the following:
- the SOCS1 gene encoding suppressor of cytokine signaling 1 codes for MVAHSKVSADNALGADPRRLLDPPARDRSQARGFQGPGRPGTVQAQGNTHFRTFRSQADFSSITRASSLLDACGFYWGPLSVSAAHEKLKSEPEGTFLIRDSTQKNCFFAISVKTATGPTSIRINFQSGRFSLDGSKETFDCLFKLLEHYLSSPRKVLVTPLRKVRVQPLQELCRKSIVKTFGKENLNQIPLNPVLKDYLKSFPFQI; via the coding sequence ATGGTAGCGCACAGCAAGGTGTCAGCAGATAATGCACTTGGAGCAGACCCAAGACGGCTTCTTGATCCCCCGGCACGGGATCGCTCACAGGCACGAGGCTTCCAGGGCCCCGGCCGGCCCGGCActgtgcaggcacagggcaACACACACTTCCGAACCTTTCGCTCCCAGGCGGATTTCAGTAGCATCACTCGAGCCAGCAGCCTGCTGGATGCCTGTGGCTTCTACTGGGGGCCTCTGAGTGTCAGTGCTGCCCACGAGAAGCTGAAGTCTGAGCCCGAGGGCACCTTCCTcatcagggacagcacacaAAAGAATTGCTTCTTTGCCATCAGTGTTAAGACTGCAACTGGGCCCACCAGTATCCGGATTAACTTTCAGAGTGGGCGTTTCAGCCTGGATGGCAGCAAAGAGACTTTTGACTGTCTTTTTAAGCTGCTGGAACATTACCTAAGCTCCCCAAGGAAGGTACTGGTTACCCCCCTTCGCAAGGTCCGGGTGCAGccactgcaggagctctgccGGAAAAGCATCGTGAAGACTTTtggaaaagagaatttaaatCAGATCCCACTCAATCCTGTTTTAAAGGACTATCTGAAATCCTTCCCATTTCAGATATAA